The genomic DNA GAAACCGTCAAAAGCATTCATATTCATTTTAGTAGGCTTATTAGCTGTACGCGTGGCATTAAAGTCATATTTAAGCCAATCAATTGATTTGGCAGAGTTAAGCGGAATGTTTTTCTTACTTGCATTTGCGATGATTGTGTCGTGGAGAATTGCGATGTATCGCTCGTTTACTAAATTAGAAAAGACAATAAACAGAGCTGGAATTTCTATATAGGAAATCCAGCTCTGTTTATGTTTTATTAAAATTCTTTAGCGCGGAACTCATTTGCTTAATTTTAAACGTATTTGAGCATCTTGTAATGCGGCTGGTGTAACGTTAAGACCATTTTGATCAACAATTTTTGTGTTTAATAAAATGGAATCTAAGCTTCCACGAAATGTTTGTGTATAGTTTTGACGCAACATTTGTTGTTCTTGTTTTTCATCAACTGTTAATCCAGTTGCTTTTTCTTTTTTTGACAATTCGTTAATACGGAATAAAATGTTTTGCATTTTGTTCACCTCTTATTTAAATTTAAATTAGTAACTTACTAATTTATAGTTATTGTAACTTGTTTAGTTGTCTGTGTCAATACTATCTAAAATTTAGTTAAAAATTGACGAAAAATTATAACAATAATAGAATGAAGTGTATTGAATAATTAGTTTCACAATTATACATAAAACGCTAGGGGGATTATTATGAAATCAACATTTTTTGCTCAAAATAGAGAACGATTAGCAAACACATTACCAGAGGAATCCATTACGATTTTATTTGCTGGACAAGCACCTCATATGTCAGCCGATGCACATTATAAATTTGTACCGAATCGTAATTTTTACTACTTAACGGGAATCGGTGAACCAAATGTTATTTTTATGCTGAAAAAGTTTGGGAATAGTGTAGAAGAGACACTTTTCATTGAAAAATCAGATCCAGTAATGGAAAAATGGGTTGGGAAAACAGTTTCTAGCGAAGAAGCAGAGGGAATTTCAGGTATAAAGAAAGTTGTATATTTAGATAGCTTTGAAAAGACAATGTCAAATATACTTTTTACAGAAAATGCGAAGCATCTATATTTAGATATAGAAAGTCGTGAGTGGAATGGTATGGAGACAAAAACATTAGCATTTGCTAAACATGTAAGAGAAAAATACCCACACGTAACAATTGGTAATGTATATCCGAACATTTGTGAATTACGAGTATTTAAAACAGAAGAAGAAATTGAAATTATTAAAGAAGCGATTGCTATAACGAAAGACGGTATTTACAACGTACTTAAGCATGCAAAAGCAGACATGATGGAGTATGAATTAGAAGCACAATTTGATTTTACACTGAAATCATCTGGCATTAAGCACCATGCATTCAATACAATTTTGGCGAGTGGGAAAAATGCTACAGTTCTTCATTATGAAGATAATGATGCACAAATTCAAAATGGTGATTTAGTATTGCTAGATTTAGGCGCTCAAAAAGACTACTATAACGCTGATATTAGTTATACATTCCCGGAAAATGGAACATTCTCTAGTCGCCAAAAACAAATTTATAATATTGTATTAAAAGCATTAAAAGAAACAACAGAGATTATTAAGCCAGGATTAAAGTTCGCTGCATTAAATGAGCATACAAAAAAGGTACTGGCAGAAGAGTGTAAAGCAATTGGTTTAATTCAAGAAGATGAAGAGTTATTAAAATACTATTATCATGGTGTCAGCCATTTCCTTGGTTTAGATACACATGATGTAGGAACATATAAAGATAGAGTGTTAGAAGAAGGTATGGTTATAACAATTGAACCAGGTCTTTATATTGAGGAAGAGTCAATTGGTATTCGAATAGAAGATGATATTCTTGTAACGAAAGACGGGTATGAAAACTTGTCAAAAGATATCATTAGAGAAGTTGAAGAAATTGAAGAATTTATGAGTATAAATAATGAACATGTAAAAGGAAACCAAGCTGTAGTTAAATAATAAAAAGTCATCACTAATTTATTTGAACTTTATCTCGAATGGCGGACAATTAAAAAATCCATGATTCGGGATAGGGTTCTTTTATCTTCGAAATACTAATCTTTAATTATTAATCCTAATAAAGTTGCAAACTGAACAGCTTGATATGTTGATACTTTACATCCTCTTAAATCGTTCACTGAAACTGTAAGCGTATCAAAGCTAGAAGAACTAATATCTATCCCCTTCAGTGATGTCTGATCAAAATTAGCTTCATCAAGACTACATAATTGGAATTCAACTTTTTTAAGTTTACAGTCAAAAAAATCTGCAATATTTAATGAAGTTTCATTGAAGATGATTTTTTCTAGTTTGGAATTTCCAAATGCCGCTAAATTCAAAATTGAATTCTCAAATTTAACATTTCCTAAGCTAGATTCTGTGAAATTTACTCCGATTAATTTACTGTTTTTAAATTCGACTCTGTGAACAGAAGAATTGCTTAAATTAACATTTGATAAATCACAGTTTTCAAAACAAACATCTGTAATATCAATATTGCTAAAGTCTGTATTAGTAAACTTACAGTTTTTTATCACCGCATCATATAATCGTACTCTATCTACAGATTCATTTTCGAAAGTGGAGTCTATAATTTCACACACTTCCAATGTTGGATCTTCTTCATAAAAAATATCTTGAAAATTCTTTGAAGATAACTCTGGTGAAATTTTTGGTCTATCAATTTTCATCGTATATCAATCCTCTTCTATTTGATATATTTGTGTAATTTGAGTCTATTGTCTGTGAAGAACATTAGTTCTTATTATACAAAAATCTAAGTTCTTTTGTGAAGAGCATTTTAGCTACATTTTTCTTATTTAATAATAGAAGTGTTATTGTTTCTTAAGAAATAACGTCAAAACAAATACGAGAACGGCTAATATAGTCGCTACAAGGAAAGCGTTTTGTATTTCTAAAATATTCGCCTCTTGTAATGTCTCCACTTTTAGTAATCTTCCAATTAGCTTACGTAAAATCTAATTACATCTCCTTATTTTCTTGAAAATCAACTTCTATAATGATTTTGAAAAAGGAGGGATTTTCCATGAAGCGATTTGTATTAAAAGCTGTTACGGTCTCTGTAATATTTTTAATTGCTGCATGTTCTTTGGCCACAAATACAACAAATGATCATAAAAATATGAAAGATAAAAAAACAATACAGACTGAAACAGCTACAAAACCATTGAAGGTTGAAAAAGGACCAGAAGTTACTTTAATAGCGAAAGAAGAAAAGCAAAAGTTAAGTAACGGTGTTATTGTTCCAGTCTGGACATTTAATGGATCATCTCCTGGTCCAGAAAT from Bacillus cereus G9842 includes the following:
- a CDS encoding aminopeptidase P family protein, producing MKSTFFAQNRERLANTLPEESITILFAGQAPHMSADAHYKFVPNRNFYYLTGIGEPNVIFMLKKFGNSVEETLFIEKSDPVMEKWVGKTVSSEEAEGISGIKKVVYLDSFEKTMSNILFTENAKHLYLDIESREWNGMETKTLAFAKHVREKYPHVTIGNVYPNICELRVFKTEEEIEIIKEAIAITKDGIYNVLKHAKADMMEYELEAQFDFTLKSSGIKHHAFNTILASGKNATVLHYEDNDAQIQNGDLVLLDLGAQKDYYNADISYTFPENGTFSSRQKQIYNIVLKALKETTEIIKPGLKFAALNEHTKKVLAEECKAIGLIQEDEELLKYYYHGVSHFLGLDTHDVGTYKDRVLEEGMVITIEPGLYIEEESIGIRIEDDILVTKDGYENLSKDIIREVEEIEEFMSINNEHVKGNQAVVK
- a CDS encoding pentapeptide repeat-containing protein, producing MKIDRPKISPELSSKNFQDIFYEEDPTLEVCEIIDSTFENESVDRVRLYDAVIKNCKFTNTDFSNIDITDVCFENCDLSNVNLSNSSVHRVEFKNSKLIGVNFTESSLGNVKFENSILNLAAFGNSKLEKIIFNETSLNIADFFDCKLKKVEFQLCSLDEANFDQTSLKGIDISSSSFDTLTVSVNDLRGCKVSTYQAVQFATLLGLIIKD
- a CDS encoding DUF896 domain-containing protein; this translates as MQNILFRINELSKKEKATGLTVDEKQEQQMLRQNYTQTFRGSLDSILLNTKIVDQNGLNVTPAALQDAQIRLKLSK